CGTTTTAGTATCGAGATTTTAAAAATGAGGGGCAGTAGTATGGATGACGGCAGAAGGAATGAACTCGAACAATTATATAGGAAGTACACAAAGCCCCTGTATTACTTTTTGCTGAAGCTTTCAGGGTCGCCTCAGCTGGCCGAGGATTTGACGCAGGAAACCTTTGTGCGGGCAACGGTTTCGCTTTCTTTTTACGAGAATGAGGATGTAAGGGCCTGGCTGTTCAAGGTTGCCCGCAATGCCTATCTGGATGAATGGCGTCGTCGCCAGCGGAGAAAATGGGTACCGTTCGCGGATTATCTATTTTCAAAGGATGAGATGGCGAGTCCATACGGGCTTCCGGAGGACGAAGCGATTCAGGCGGAAATCTCCGATGACCTGCAGCAGCTAATGACCTATTTGCCGGAACAGTACCGGTCGATCCTGTATTTGCGTGAGGTCGAGATGTTCAGTTACCAGGAAATAGA
The window above is part of the Mesobacillus jeotgali genome. Proteins encoded here:
- a CDS encoding sigma-70 family RNA polymerase sigma factor — translated: MDDGRRNELEQLYRKYTKPLYYFLLKLSGSPQLAEDLTQETFVRATVSLSFYENEDVRAWLFKVARNAYLDEWRRRQRRKWVPFADYLFSKDEMASPYGLPEDEAIQAEISDDLQQLMTYLPEQYRSILYLREVEMFSYQEIEEALDLTENQVKVTLHRARKRLAHMAEKQGWKDDEHGLD